Proteins encoded in a region of the Vicia villosa cultivar HV-30 ecotype Madison, WI linkage group LG5, Vvil1.0, whole genome shotgun sequence genome:
- the LOC131608131 gene encoding thiamine phosphate phosphatase-like protein, which translates to MVLPVIIFDFDRTIIDDDSDRWVINQTGLTDLFNQLRTTLPWTSLMDTIMQQLHSKGITTNNIKQCLKTAFLHPNIVSAIKSAQSLGCDLRIVSDANLFYIQTILEHHGILGCFSEIYTNPTFVDEKGCLHVTPFHDSLSLPPHDCHLCPPNMCKGLVIDRIRASLAETETRFIYLGDGTGDYCPTLKLREDDFVMPRKNYPLWNRICSDPKLVHAKVHDWSSGEELENILLNLVKKISHVA; encoded by the exons ATGGTTCTTCCAGTGATAATTTTCGACTTCGATCGAACCATTATCGACGACGACAGTGACAGATGGGTCATCAACCAAACAGGTCTCACCGACCTCTTCAACCAACTCCGAACCACCCTTCCATGGACCTCTCTCATGGACACAATCATGCAACAGCTCCACTCCAAAGGAATCACCACCAACAACATCAAACAATGTCTCAAAACCGCTTTCTTGCATCCAAACATCGTTTCCGCCATCAAATCTGCACAATCTCTAGG ATGTGATTTGAGGATTGTTAGTGAtgctaatttgttttatattcagACTATTCTTGAACACCATGGTATTTTAGGGTGTTTTTCGGAAATTTATACGAATCCGACATTTGTTGATGAAAAGGGTTGTCTTCATGTTACTCCGTTTCATGATTCGTTGTCATTGCCTCCTCATGATTGTCACCTTTGCCCTCCCAATATGTGCAAG GGTTTGGTAATAGACAGAATACGCGCTTCATTAGCTGAAACCGAAACAAGATTCATCTACCTTGGAGATGGGACAGGTGATTATTGCCCGACTTTGAAGCTTAGGGAAGATGATTTTGTAATGCCTAGGAAGAATTATCCCTTATGGAACAGGATTTGCAGTGATCCAAAACTAGTTCATGCAAAAGTTCATGATTGGAGCAGTGGGGAGGAGTTGGAGAACATCTTACTCAACCTGGTCAAAAAAATTAGTCACGTAGCTTAA
- the LOC131605966 gene encoding uncharacterized protein LOC131605966: MYHKAVSAKLYDDAKPGKVNDNAKPDKVNDDAKTIVVEIDVGEAYTLLYGNKEGFDKIHNAFVPCVTSSAPSEKWMYLPEMDNLIESAYDIMYIDLTRYGFSETCFPLRSRPPQDPFGRIICIGYLRSLHFVQVYLKPGCHIAATSVEWTTHFSKEAETWPNHFLKRMEEFIKLTELEREINREKSKKDLKVMWSTFR; encoded by the exons ATGTATCACAAAGCTGTTTCGGCCAAGTTATATGATGATGCTAAGCCGGGTAAGGTAAATGACAATGCTAAGCCGGATAAGGTGAATGACGATGCTAAAACGATTGTTGTCGAGATAGATGTTGG GGAAGCTTACACACTACTATATGGAAATAAGGAAGGATTCGATAAAATTCACAATGCTTTTGTTCCATGTGTTACCAGTTCCGCACCATCTGAAAAGTGGATGTACTTACCTGAAATGGACAATCTTATAGAAAGTGCATATGATATAATGTATATTGATCTGACGAGATATGGTTTTTCAGAGACATGTTTCCCACTTCGGAGTCGTCCACCTCAAGACCCATTCGGCCGCATCATTTGTATTGGGTATCTTAGATCACTTCATTTTGTTCAGGTTTATTTGAAACCAGGGTGTCATATTGCGGCTACGTCTGTAGAATGGACGACACATTTTTCTAAAGAGGCAGAAACTTGGCCTAatcattttttgaaaagaatggaAGAATTCATCAAGTTGACAGAGCTTGAGAGAGAAATAAATAGGGAGAAGTCGAAGAAAGATTTAAAGGTTATGTGGAGTACTTTTCGCTGA
- the LOC131605968 gene encoding uncharacterized protein LOC131605968, with the protein MEKMKILHYTQQGPWCAVGDFNNVITVQDKIWSKLVTENEYRDIQSMMQNVGLHDMDSNGDTYTWFNQQMMNLIYSHIDRVLANVDWLQANNDLTINIMPPNVSDHAMLYLAGPGLNRNKSHHFKFNNNWVDVKGYNEVVERSWKQPLRGKPMAQNELMSNRMNEESIKKVKS; encoded by the exons atggaaaaaatgaagattctacACTATACCCAGCAAGGCCCATGGTGTGCAGTAGGGGATTTCAACAATGTAATCACCGTCCAAGACAAAATTTGGAGTAAGTTAGTGACTGAAAATGAATACAGGGACATCCAAAGCATGATGCAAAATGTTGGATTACATGATATGGATAGCAATGGGGATACTTATACTTGGTTCAATCAGCAGATGATGAATCTTATTTACTCTCATATTGATAGGGTGCTGGCAAATGTAGATTGGCTCCAAGCAAATAATGATTTAACCATCAACATTATGCCTCCTAATGTGTCTGATCATGCAATGCTATACCTTGCAGGACCTGGTTTGAATAGGAATAAAAGCCATCATTTCAAGTTTAATAACAATTGGGTGGATGTTAAAGGTTACAATGAAGTGGTGGAAAGGAGTTGGAAACAACCCTTAAGAGGGAAACCTAT GGCTCAAAATGAACTTATGAGTAATAGGATGAATGAGGAAAGCATTAAGAAGGTGAAAAGCTGA